Within Diabrotica virgifera virgifera chromosome 7, PGI_DIABVI_V3a, the genomic segment agggaaagcttagtaaacctctcagcggctgacttcccgCGGTGACGTCTGAcggctactgctggctcagctgttcAGCCgatgtggtcgtccgaacgctcCCAATAACTTCACGATTTCCAAAATCTTCAGCTATATTTTTGACACGAGCTGATATTGCGACATACTTTTATTTCTTCGATTTCCTTGATTTCCAGCAATCAATTGTATTATTTCGTATAGTcagtccgctataacttttcccatacggtaccattcattttcaatcaaattaagtcaaaacataaattgaaacgaacgtcgatgtgtatatacattttgtatactgtatactataatACTACGCACATCGGCTTACGTTTCattttctgttttgacttaatttgattgaaaatgaatcgtaccgcatggaaaaagttatagcggacggaatATAATTATGAATACCTTGTTGTTTCCGCAAACACCCCATTATTTAACTATAAGTTAAAGGTAGTTACAGTAAACGCTACAGTGTTAATCCTGTCTACCTAGTATAAATGCGCCAAAGAGGATTATTATTGTCGGTTTATTACCGCTTTAAAGGATAGCCTTACTAATAAATATGTGCAGCAAACCACTTCtaagaaaaacaaacaaaaaaatgatCAATAGGTAACTGTATTATTAACATTGTATTTATAACTCAATGCAACTAGTTAAAAATGTTAGGCAAAATCCCTGGGGCGAAACGGTTCGGGTGCGAAACGAttcgggggcgaaacggcgggggcgaaacgtCCGTATCCCATGCCATACACCTAGTGGTTACGTGGCAAAAACCTTCGCAGACGTGAGAGTAGAATTTGCTGGCAGAAGCTGAGTTCTATTTCCAGCAGCTCAGATTCTTTCCTTGGAAACAGTTGAAGGAAACTTTTGAAGCTATAAACGAAAACGGAGTATGGAGATCCAGGTAAAACCGTGAACTCTACCAACTGTTTAGAGAAGCACCGATCTCAGATCGTTAAACTTCAGAGACTTTGATGAGCTCGTCATTTAGTGCGAATGGAGGCCAAAAGATTGCCGCAAAAAGCCGTAGGTAGTAAAACACGAAGGCCACGGAAAAGTGGAGGAAGTAAGAGGTAAGAGGAGTAAGAGGAAGAAGTGATAGGAGGAAGAACGACAATAAAATTAATACAACAGTAGGAAGTGTGTTTTGGAGTAAGCTTTTagcatatttttttgtaatatttatatacctaattttggactttgctttatatttattttagtattaaaaaacttgggtggtgtcagggagacggataagttaggctattttgttataaaaagaatgtttagtatacttttcttaagcaacatttttaattgccttgtgaaacctGAAAATActttccaatttaaaccgaatttatttattcaagttctataaggTATGGGCCATCCCACGAACATAGGcttgttttggattacttcgacaacgaatattttactgtgcaacataagaagtacgaaagtaaatggcgctaataattattccaataaacaacaatgtaatttgcaatttactttcgttcttcttattttgcacagtaaaatattcgttgtcgaaataatccaaaacaggcgtatgttcgtggaatagggtatattccatttcccttacaaaataaattcgcatattaatgtagttttctaatttttagttgccgtggggaaaagaaaatatttttctatttcaacgcaattttactaaaatactaaatagtgtgttaggctaggcaacttttgtgagctttgtattacattttcgtttcgaaataaaaatttttttcgtctgttaacattttttcaaaattttaattgtcttggggggcagaagatattttctaatttcaaaaaaattttaccaaaatacttaacagtaAATTGGGCAACTTTTGTAAGGTATtattttccatcgcaaaaaaaaattgttttcgtcTTTTTCGATGCaccatattattattattaacaaaagaccactatttactatACAAATAAGGTCTTATgattttttttcgtataagcaaccgttacgacacagtggcgccgtaaacctcagaaatgctttgacGAGCTCcagtttttgtctttttttcgtcacctgttcattttattgataaagtacttagtGCAAATAAAAGAACAGAATGTCAGCTACGGATTATAACGTATGCATAATATGCATATTCTACGTTCTTtacaccctaaagccacagtggtggcccaaagtcaatttttgattattttttttattaattctccttttttggggtggttccggggaagaAATGGGGATGCATTATACAgttttgtaaataacaccagtacatggctAATcgttgaaagtttttttactctagcataagcggttcagatctATAATCAGTTCTATAATTAAAAAAtgtgcaattgcccttaaatgaaacctataccaaaaaatcagccactcaTTTGTGATTATTGacgcagggtttcttcttgattCCCATTACAGTTAGgcaaaacttttaaaaacttgtcaactttggggcgcaacccctgctaaacggtgggtgatagacacgCTCTCGGGAagtaaatagtaggaaatatagtgcCCTTCATATTTCTATTAAAGAAATTTTTTGGGAAACGTaaaggaagggctacgtttcgcaaaaactacaaattaccccctttaaaggcaTGAAGATAAGGGTTCTGGggcgaatttttttaagaaaaagttatttTCATAATAAGCACcacttgatataccagaaaaaaaaaataaaaccggacttgtgtccagtTTGTGAATTTTAACCTCTGATTCTTACACTATTAGAAATATTAAAGCGAGCTGAAAGGTTTCATTTCGGCTTTGACTGATATATTTGAAAATGATCGACCGCAAATAGTTCGGAATGTGAAAGAACGTTTCGAGCAAAGCTTTATCCATATATGGACGCCGAAGATCATCAGTTTCACCATTTGGTCAACTAAGAAATAAGTAACCAGCTAagaatattaattttaaaatttatattttcaatgaaaacatttcgtttataaattcgcaaaagtttgtgtgttattgcgttgccgctcctgcaatactcagatcagatttatcgatggatccttatgtagttttttcttctgaatccaaatctgaaaacggcatttcgatatttctaaccggcTTTGAGATAATCAACCTCAaagttttaaatgtgacgtcacaatcgttttattttcttccgacacactacacgtccagctgaaatcgttgctattaagtaggctagttttttaatctcgatttgttacgcaaagcataggttatttacatttgagtttgacacttcgtgaatgtcaaactaaattttaaattaagtattaataaaacatcaatgacatttgatagtgaatttaattattatataaaataaataaggtgttcaaaaatacaatttgagtatattttaaaagcaataatttattaacagctttaaaaaggtttattcGAGTATActgcctcccctttatgataaatggactgttccatttgctatgaaattaaaatatagtcggttcgctaaactcgacacaactggttagtgattttagtaggtaatttttttgtttttgcgaattttgacaaaattgacaaaattactaattatttagtaattacatattaactaatgagttattatttttttgccaaattggtaaaattattgactaaaatcactaaccagttgtgtctgagtttagcgaaccgacagtatatgaaataatattgtttgatataaaaaaattatggtctcatgtgtgcaattacatccttctaatggaaaaaatatttgaagatttttctcaaattatggataccaacaacattttcatttataactcttttatttttaatttgacgaagaaaagttattcctcataaaaagctcttcatattctaagatttatgatgcaaccatcatatgtaaaattttattaattttatacgaggtatataaagaatatgaatttcgatcaagagtaaactacctttatagttcataacatttaaattagaatgatataattgcacattaaaacataattattaattctaaactacttttcataatagtaattttccatattatgaattaaaatacgtaaataaacaaagtttttgttacgataatgctcgcattttcagcttgttgtCTAATGAATCACATAAAATACTGGATCTGATTTAAAAATGTAAAGACTAATGCAAATTAAAGAGATGAACAGAATACATCAATGAACTGTTCAAAGACAACAGAATATAGCAGATGGAAATAGAAATAGAAGAGGATATGGTTTTAAAGgtattaaaagaggaaattaaaatgacattaaaaaacagaaaaaatggtaAAGCtctaggtccagaccaaatcccagtagaagtcttaaaatgcataaatgatgaaacctcaGACATTCTAGTAGACTTATTTAATACAGTGTACAAAACAAGATAAATACCTAAACAGTGTTACTCTCCACCGTTTGTACTATACCTAAAAATagaaacgctaaagattgcagtgaatacagaacaatatcattagtAAGTCACATTCTTAAAttgtttttgaaaataatacatggtcgtataaataaaaaactggaagaaggagtagatgatagtcagtttgggttcagaaacggactaggaaccagagaggcgttatttacttttaatttgtTAGCTTAAAGATGCATGGATATGAATGtagatgtgcatgtttgttacgttgattttgaaaaagcatttgacaaaaggacatgaaaaattagtccaaattctaaagacaaaaaacagaTAAAAGTGatttacgaataataacaaacctttactggaatcaaagagcacaaattgtaatagataacaaacccagtccagaaattgaaactTTACttactatttaatgtatatagtgaagccaCCTTTGAAGAAGCActactatctcaaagtgaaggaataataattaatagaagatctattaacaacataataatgtaaagagcatgagaggagcggactgtaactctgaccactacttggtgagagcagaatacaaaatcgagcataacataaagcgaaacaataaaacaacggaaaaaattggaaaacaattcaacataggactactaaaagataacaacacacagaagaagtatgaacagggaataaccaacagactaatcagggaacaagaaacgtcaagcccagacaaacaatggcaaaatatcaaagaagcaatcttgaacacaagtaaagcaataaaccaaaagaaaacacaaaacaaaagattggtatgatgaagaatgtcaagaagtagcagaagcaataagaaaagtaagactcaaaaatctcacaaatgacgaagaaagcactagagaagaatacagagaattgagaaaaatcatgaaaagaaaatgtagaagcaaaaagagaaaatacaatgagaacaaactgaaagaaatagaagaaaaatttcaaaaaaaaagaaataagatcattctaccaggaagcaaaaaaaatggaaaggggatatcaaaaaaacaacccatatatgagagatgataaagggatgttgctaaatgagccggaaaaaataatggaaaactggcaaaactatttcacagaactgctaaataagagcgaagtacaaaaggaaaaaagcaatgaaattgaagatgatcagatagcaatagaaatacccacagaacaagaaataaagaacgaaataaagagcttgaaaaataacaaaagcccaggaataacagaaatatcggccgaaatgataaaatcaggagggaaaagactacagaaagagatatatgacctgataaaaagaatatgggaagtagaaaaaatgccagaagagtggaccatagcaagaatatgccctatacataaaaaaggtgatagaatgctatgcgaaaactacagaggcatcgcactattagaaatagtatacaaaatcttggcacaaagtataagaaaaaggctaagtcattattcggaaaaaatactgggggaataccaggcaggttttagaaacaacagatcaacgactgaccaaatatttgccttaaaagaaatacagactacctgttacgaacataaaacagtactatatgctttgtttatagactttaagcaggcttacgacacagtaaatagacagcagatgtacgaactgatgaaagaactggggataccaagtaaaattgttaggatgataaagatgacgatggaaaacaaaacatacgaaatagcttggaaagggtatacatccaaaaagtttgaaaccaaggaaggattacgacaaggagacccactatcaacaatggcattcaatctaacattggaaggaataatcaggaaaagcagaataaacatgcaagaaacgatatttaaaaacggccaccaatgcatagcatttgcagatgatctgacgttattagcaacaagcaaaaaagaactacaaaagttaatgaaaaacataataacgcAAGCCAAAAATTCggatttaaaataaatgaagaaaagacaaagtatatgataatgggagagatccaaaaagaaaaagagaataacatcatagtacaaatagatggagaaaaaacatactcgttcaaaagagccaaagaaattatttacctgagagccaaaatagatgaaaatggtcatgaagaaggggagataaaggcaagaatagctaaaggaaataaaaaatatggagcattacgcacattattgaaatccaaatacgtatcaagaaaaacaaaaataagaatttataagactgttatcagacctacagtaacatacgcaagtgaaacatgggtgctcaaaaagtcagaaacagacctattagaaagatgggagagaaaaatgcaaaaagcaatatatggaggtgtgaaaatagaaggtcagtggagaagaagaaccaataaagaattggaagaactatatcaagagccaacgattacgacgacgatcaaagcacagagaatacgatacttgggacacatagagagaatgggaagtaaacgaatgccaaaaatggtactctcacgaagaccaatacaaaagaggaggaaaggcaggccaatgaaaagatggaaggacagtgtatatgaagacttgaagaaaagtaacattgagagatggaaagaactagcattggacagaaggagatggagagaggtggtgaaggagtgtataaaaagactgaagtgtatataaataaaatttacaagttttataagttatgtaagttatactaagttatttattatattatttatgtaatcagaaatgtaaacattttagccctaggcctacaaggcttgttgcgcttaataaattaaataaataaactattaacaacatgagatatgcagatgacaccgtgatctccaattattactaaataaaacaaacagtttctgtgaaaaatatggactaaaaatgaatataaaaaagaccaaatacatgatcataacaaagaaaacagatatatataaacaaacataaatttggaaaatgtaccgaaagggttgataaatacatatacctaggaacctggatttcagacaataatgatcaaacaacagaaataagggctaggatagaaatagcaagaaaagcatttgtaaaaatgaaaacaattctctgcaacaaagaccttagattagaactgagagtaagagctttgagatgctacgtcttTTCAATACTttaatatggacttgaaagctggacattgaagcaagaacacataaataagctacagtcatttgaaatgtggtgttacaggagggTGCTTAGAATGGCATGGATACGATAAGGacacaaaaatacgaaattataaacacaataaaaataagaaagttacaatatctggtaGATCGGTGGTCGaccggatagctcagtgcgactagcggctgacccacacttcacttcgccgtgaggtatgtgcgttcaagcccagcccaggccatcggaaaaacaaaaaggctaacgcgtcagtataaaattctaaatatgaatctggcgcttagactggaatatgcgggcttctgatcgacctatgagggagtagtacggcaagggataagggcttgcggctcggtgaaactctcccatagatccctaccgaagggcgttgacgcctaagaacggtgtatacatacaatatctgggacacgtaatgaggggacaacGATCTGAACTGCTAAGACTGGTCATACAgagaaagataagaggaggaaggagtataggaagaaggagagtgtcatggttgaagaatttaagggactggtttaaatgcagttctatagaactcttcagagcagtggtagatagagtaaagagagtgatgatgatatccaacctccaatTGAgagacggtacttaaagaagaaagaCTAATGCACAGTGAATTGCAAGAGCTTTCAAATCTTACTTGTCCTCCATTGCAAATAAACAAATGTTGGGGTTATTTTTACCTTGGCTTAGGTATTTTCGATTCATGTTATCTATTTCATAAAACTATGTATgcaattatttttgtatttctgATAAAAGTCTAACCGAGAGGTCAGAGAACATTCTATTAATAGATATTTATTAGTCGATAACATTACTATGCATTCGTGACGTTTATCGAGTTTTATTGTTAACATAGTCACGTTGCGAAAAATTATGGCTAATTTTGAGTGTTTTGTTCAACAATAtcctttgatatttaataacagTGACATACCTGACTCATGGAAACCTCTACTGGGAAGTGTCTTTTCTTGCAGTCAGTGCCCAACTGTTTTTGATCAGATGCTACTTGGTAACCCACTAGATAACATAGCACTCGCTTTGAAAGACGATTTTGATTGGTTTCCAAAAAGTGATACATTATGGTCATTCACAAAACTTTGTAGACCTGAAGATGTGAAAGTGGTTATAGTTGGCCAGGATCCAAGTGATGCTAGTGCTACTGGACTGGCGTTTAGTAAAGATGTTGGTGAGGGGATTTATCAATCAACAGAAACTATTTTAGAAGAAGTTAGAAATGATATAGGTGAACACAACCTTAGACCTTTTCCAGAAGATTATGGAAATCTGGACTACTGGGCTAAACAAGGAGTCCTTCTCTTAAATTCAGCTCTAACAAAATCTCCACATAAGAGTCATCTGGAAATAGGATGGAAAACAATCGTAGCAGAATTAATTAAACAGTtgcaacaaataaataaaaatatagtaTTTGTGTTTTGGGGATGGCATGCTATGTTATTATCCCATAATGTTGAGTACGATGACTGGAATAAACTTGTCACCGGCCACCCatctaaaaataatgaaaagaaCGATTTTTTGGGCTGCAGACATTTTTCAAATGCTAATAGACggttaataaaatacggtattgAACCTATAGATTGGTGTCCACTTCCCCCAAAAAATATTTCCTAATTGTGTggattattatatatttttatgtttctaACTAAAAGTCCAGTTGGGTTAGATGAAAAAGGCTcaaccttgcatgccgagctgcccaaaattttagtATTCTAATCTTTAGGGTTAGTCACTagtgtgtaaatttaaaattgcgacTAAATTCCATTGTTGCGTTAGCCACGCTGtttattttaaagaaaaccaAGATGGCGaattttgctcaatatctccaccattttcaacttttcaacacaAATGGTAAGAACTGAATTAATTTTTGCAAATCCGATGTACTACAATttcttttttacaatttttttgtgcGGTAAATGTTTTCCGAGTTATGGAGGGAAATAGTGAAGGGGAAGtaaacataattattgaattatctcgtttattattaaatTCGCGACATaacagaattatattttatatttttttcctcgtttgtacataaacaaaaataaaacgaattaaattttataaaaatttttatttctttgattttttgtgctATTTTGTGCAATCAATATTTAAGAATCTACGTTTATGATAAGCATAACGAGACATCTGATATTTTTCATAAACAGGaaatcagtatattttttaatttgtgaaATTTGGGAAAAACTGAAATTTAGTTACATACATAAGTCTTGATTAAACAAAATTATGCATGTTGAGAAATGACTAAAGGTCCAAAATAATTCAATTGattaagttcttcttcttctttttcttttacaTAGGTAGTACTACCTGTTTTTCTTTAAcagtgcctttcattctgtccctaaattgtcattccatttTTTCCTTGGGCGTCATATACAtgttctgcctaacggtgacttgtccttgggtattcttactatccttgattaagacatcctgcttatctgttgattccactcttcttttcagttctttacccaggtatttatattgtctaccccacatatgcgtctgattttcTCACGTCTTACTttgtcctgtagtccttttccagcaatccttcttacgatcttcatttcgttggtctccagatgtctttgtgttttgcttgtttctggtcttgtttcggccgtgtaagtcataactggcctactAACTGACATATATTCGGacctttgtttccactcttagatgtttgtttttccaaattgtgtcgtttatgcatccggccgttctattggctttaattatttggtcttttacctcttcttcgatattattgtcggctgatagattaattcccggGTATTTGAAAGTCACtacttgtataatttgattgtcgaactccaatttgcatcttattggttctttggatattactaagctttttgttttctgggctgatattttcatattcattttttttgcgttaatgttgaatttgtgcagtaatctttgtaggtcgtcttcgcactctccTGCttacacggtgtcatcagcgtaacagaatatttttatctctctattgcgcattttgtaccctctttttttcttcacttgttttattattgcatccaacattatgttaaacagtagggggcgtagtgaatctccttgcctgatttcTGTGTTTGCTTCCTcggaaaattttcctcggaaaatgcgggttttcccaacaaaatctttaatattcaaataaagttttagataagtaattacctaccaataattaaataatttggtgacttaaaagcctttttggtttagattatagttacagaagctgatgaaaattaaacgaatattttagcaacaattcaattgttaattaataatttacggtcgcaataataaccaaaataattatgatacactgatcaagctttgaaatcttataaagatgagatgcctatttaatattttgtcgacaaactatgaattttttatttttttgcataatctttaaatgttttaaaaaaaatagttagaaacaaattaacgtttctcagaaagtttttattatattataaatttaaaaaatagctaaaatgcgcattttaaatatctttaaaataaatgctttaaaacttttttgcaaccatttgtaaaaaagttatgaaacagcaaagtaaacatatgattactactgtgtttataattttttgcaatcctttcaaagcgtagaagtgagtttaaagtacaagctaattatttacaaaaaaatatcgattatcagtttaatagttatattttaattaaagattatatatatatttttttgtaatttacacgcgcgaaagtagagtaacacagtactgtagtagctaaaattttcactcagAGCGACaaccggccgcgtgatgtacacttttaataaataatgcatgctgcgtgtcagtcgcttcgagtgaacattttagctccgactctgtatcaggcttacgtttgcgctaaaaattacaaaaaaaagtatttttaatctttgattaaaatataaccattgcactaattttcgacattctttgtgagtaattaggttgtaccatagactaacttttaagctttgaaacaattaaaacaaattataaacaacggagatttggtatatttattttgctgtttcataacttttttgcaaatggttggaaaaattttttaaaacattcgttttcaagacctatgaaatacgcctattaaatattttttaaattagaatataataaaaaatttatgagaaatgttaatttgtttataacaattttttttaaacatttaaagattatgcaaaaaaataaaaaatttatattttgtcgacaaaatattaaataggcatcacacctttataatctttctaagtttgatcaatgtctcatgattattttggttgttattgcgactgtaagttgttaattaacaattgaattgttgctaaaatattcgtttcattttcaccggcttctgaatttgtaatctataacaagaaagcttttatttcaccaagctatataattattgataaataattactggcccaaaaaatttatttgaaaattcgagattttgttgggaaaacccacattttccgaggaaaattttcgtcggagcaaatcgggaaaaacatgactctatgcagaattaaattggggtgaatttttatttgagtgtttttggtgtaaagttaaaatcttcggagttatagagcaataattgaaaaaaatacgatttgtcggcgccattttgtttataaaaaaagtagcacactatatgcggactttgcatacctatattaataatatatagtatcttataattcgattccagcaataaaattgctggtaaataacctttctttgtactttactaattagaccagcgtattataactattt encodes:
- the LOC126888556 gene encoding uracil-DNA glycosylase 1-like, yielding MANFECFVQQYPLIFNNSDIPDSWKPLLGSVFSCSQCPTVFDQMLLGNPLDNIALALKDDFDWFPKSDTLWSFTKLCRPEDVKVVIVGQDPSDASATGLAFSKDVGEGIYQSTETILEEVRNDIGEHNLRPFPEDYGNLDYWAKQGVLLLNSALTKSPHKSHLEIGWKTIVAELIKQLQQINKNIVFVFWGWHAMLLSHNVEYDDWNKLVTGHPSKNNEKNDFLGCRHFSNANRRLIKYGIEPIDWCPLPPKNIS